Proteins from one Toxotes jaculatrix isolate fToxJac2 chromosome 13, fToxJac2.pri, whole genome shotgun sequence genomic window:
- the fhod3a gene encoding FH1/FH2 domain-containing protein 3 isoform X1, whose amino-acid sequence MATFVCRVQFLDDTDPFNSTNFPEPTRPPLYTFREDIPLINQLAGVHRLLKAPHKLDDCALQLSHNGTYLDLESSLAEQRDELEGFQQDDTGSRGKKHSVILRTQLTVRVHACIERLYNSNGRDLRRALFSLKQIFQDDKDLVHEFVMAEGLTCLIKVGAEADQNYQNYILRALGQIMLYVDGMNGVIGHAETIQWLYTLVGSKFRLVVKTALKLLLVFVEYSESNAPLLIEAIASVDTKRGCKPWSNAMEILHEKDGVDTELLVYAMTLINKTLAALPDQDSFYDMVDGLEEQGMETVSQRHLGRKGTDLDLVEQLNIYEMTLRHEDGDDDSQPPPMGRWDRRRASLGAGDKKRGLERRRSRRASLGRSGHASPCSPASPQRAGFQPFSGQRAEDMSESPARHLPSIVHRTTIQSITITSRKEDIKEDEQRNRTEPPPASTLHSPSTPTSSPPISSPLSPPAQSSLLASLLARKRSTVTVPATKEVSPPLRGSCRPSTDRLPYLPHSPFHLFSYDLDEEPSPPASAKSREESPKTASPRNGGYTSYSSLSSPSTPTSSRPALGGLLSSSYRQHQESLAAERERRRVEREERLLRIEREERNKHSRDYVDKMEEARLAREERYKNVERLAAEEYEKGRVRVSRTRPDLNLTLAPSEAWPSSSRSSTPSSFASQEDAEADLEAETPATPNTPSETGEADDSSASVETEEKEAEANAEEEEEQKEEEEEEVQEEATAEKEEEVEDREQEPEKEREEAEEDSGILSDKERQNEEVNEKDNCSASSISSASSTLEREERGSTENGFKEAEVNEQCSKLLNSKLFMLDMLYSQNKKPSNEEEEEEDAEKEKERGEGEGEGKETQEDAQGELGNNQESNNVANKSEHHGSIRPFAERFGDLIKDLGSSHPHLDGSANEPPLPPPKKESDTIWDQLLASPRELRIGDINFTDLTEDDDKDILDAVLMGGCGDLPPPPPPPPCILRFPPPPPMLGSCPPPPPLIGIMRPPPPPFFSAPVPVPPPPEPLLFNKKKKTIRLFWSEVRPTDSQYRDYKRSGDSFWSKLEPIKLDTAKLEHLFESKSKEIPVTKKTAADGKRQEIIVLDSKRSNAINIGLTVLPPPRTIKTAILNFDEYALNKEGIEKILTMIPTEEEKQKIQEAQLANPDVPLGSAEQFLLTLSSISELSARLQLWAFKMDYEATEKEVAEPLQDLKEGMEQLEKNKTLRYILSTLLSIGNFLNGTNAKGFELTYLEKVPEVKDTVHKQSLLHHACSAVVENFPQSTDLYSEIGAITRSAKVDFDQLQENLCQMERRCKASWDHLKVIAKHEMKPQLKQKMSDFLKDCAERIIILKIVHHRIINRFHSFLLYLGHPAYSVREISVHRFSKILSEFALEYRTTRDRVLQQKQKRADHRERNKTRGKMIMDVNAPSDDEEESEQCGQYGSSSNNSAPCGSQESEQPQGLGHAEDAAEHEHMKAVLRTSLSGSDKEISGVPGLRTRTRSRPGRGGRTMQAWTPAVEDAQICGDDAADEIMERIVRSATQGPGTRAQPRERRRSRANRKSLRRTLKNGLTPEEALALGLTDSPDAQM is encoded by the exons GATGACAAAGATCTGGTCCATGAGTTTGTGATGGCTGAAGGTCTGACGTGTCTCATCAAGGTGGGAGCAGAAGCTGACCAGAACTACCAGAACTACATATTAAGAG CTCTGGGGCAGATCATGCTGTATGTAGACGGGATGAACGGTGTCATTGGTCACGCTGAGACAATCCAGTGGTTGTACACTCTTGTTGGCTCAAAG ttccGCCTGGTGGTGAAAACAGCTCTGAAGCTGTTGCTGGTGTTTGTGGAGTACTCTGAGTCCAACGCTCCGCTGCTGATAGAAGCCATCGCCTCTGTGGACACCAAGAGAG GCTGCAAACCATGGTCCAATGCTATGGAGATCTTACATGAGAAGGATGGCGTGGACACAGAGCTCCTGGTCTATGCCATGACCCTCATCAATAAG acaCTTGCAGCACTGCCAGACCAGGATTCATTCTATGATATGGTGGATGGTCTGGAGGAACAGGGCATGGAGACAGTGTCCCAAAGACACCTGGGGCGGAAAGGCACCGATCTGGACTTGGTTGAGCAGCTCAACATCTATGAG ATGACCCTACGGCATGAAGACGGTGACGATGACAGCCAGCCTCCACCTATGGGACGCTGGGACCGCAGACGAGCCAGCCTCGGGGCCGGCGACAAAAAGCGCGGCCTGGAGAGGAGGCGGAGCCGCAGGGCCTCTCTTGGTCGATCTGGCCACGCTTCCCCCTGCAGCCCTGCGTCCCCACAGAGAGCCGGATTCCAGCCTTTCAgtggacagagagcagaggataTGAGcgagag CCCGGCTAGACATCTTCCATCCATTGTTCATAGAACAACCATCCAGTCCATCACCATCACTTCCAGAAAGGAGGATATAAAAGAAGACGAGCAGAGGAATCGGACTGAACCACCTCCAGCATCCACCCTCCACTCCCCCTCTACTcccacttcctctcctcccataTCTTCCCCTCTCAGCCCCCCAGCCCAGTCCTCGCTTCTGGCCTCCCTGCTGGCCAGGAAGAGGTCTACTGTCACCGTCCCTGCCACTAAAGAGGTCAGCCCACCACTGCGAGGCAGTTGTCGTCCCTCCACTGACCGCCTGCCCTACCTGCCCCACTCGCCCTTCCACCTCTTTTCCTACGACCTCGATGAGGAGCCGTCGCCCCCGGCTTCGGCCAAATCCAGGGAGGAGTCCCCCAAAACAGCATCTCCCAG GAATGGAGGCTACACGTCCTACTCCTCTCTCAGCAGTCCGAGCACGCCCACCAGCTCCAG GCCTGCCCTGGGAGgtctcctgtcctcctcctacCGACAGCACCAGGAATCTCTGGCAGCTGAGCGAGAGCGCCGCcgtgtggagagagaggagagactgctgaggatagagagagaggagcgGAACAAGCACAG CCGCGACTATGTGGATAAAATGGAAGAGGCCAGGCTTGCTCGGGAGGAGAG gtATAAGAACGTGGAGCGTCTGGCAGCAGAGGAGTACGAGAAGGGGCGCGTGCGGGTCTCGAGGACTCGCCCTGACCTCAACCTGACCTTAGCGCCCTCGGAGGCCTGGCCCTCGTCATCACGCAGCAGCACCCCGTCCTCCTTCGCGTCCCAAGAGGACGCAGAGGCTGACCTTGAAGCCGAGACCCCTGCCACCCCCAACACGCCCTCTGAGACTG GAGAGGCTGATGACTCCAGTGCCAGTgtagaaacagaggaaaaagaggcgGAGGCCAAcgctgaagaggaggaagaacagaaggaagaggaagaagaggaagtgcAGGAGGAAGCAACtgcagaaaaggaggaggaagtcGAGGATCGCGAGCAGGAAccggagaaggagagagaggaggcggaggaggacaGCGGCATCCTGAGCGACAAGGAGCGACAGAATGAGGAAGTAAATGAGAAGGACAACTGCTCTGCCTCCAGCATCTCCTCTGCCAGCAGCActctggagagagaggagagggggagcaCTGAGAATG GCTTTAAGGAGGCAGAGGTGAACGAGCAGTGCAGCAAACTCCTCAACAGCAAACTCTTCATGCTGGACATGCTGTACTCCCAGAACAAGAAGCCCAgcaatgaggaggaggaagaggaggatgcagaaaaggagaaagagcgaggagagggggagggggagggcaaAGAAACCCAGGAGGATGCTCAGGGAGAGCTGGGCAACAATCAGGAGAGCAACAACGTGGCCAACAAATCAGAGCACCACGGGAGCATCCGCCCGTTCGCCGAGCGATTTGGAGACTTGATCAAGGACCTCGGTTCGTCCCATCCTCACCTGGATGGCTCAGCCAATGAACCCCCTCTGCCTCCACCCAAAAAGGAATCAGACACTATCTGGGACCAGCTCTTGGCCAGCCCTCGAGAGCTGCGCATCGGGGACATCAACTTCACCGACCTGACGGAGGACGATGACAAGGACATTCTGGATGCTGTTTTGATGGGAGGCTGTGGCGACCTCCCgcccccgcctcctcctccaccctgcaTCCTCCGcttccctccacccccacccatGCTAGGCAGCtgccccccacctcctcccttgATTGGGATTATGaggcctccacctcctcctttctttaGTGCTCCAGTTCCAGTGCCTCCTCCCCCAGAGCCGCTTCTCttcaacaagaagaagaagacaatcAGGCTCTTCTGGAGCGAG GTGCGCCCGACAGACTCTCAGTACAGGGACTACAAGAGGAGTGGAGACTCATTCTGGTCAAAACTGGAACCAATAAAGTTGGACACCGCTAAACTGGAGCACCTCTTTGAGTCAAAGTCAAAAGAAATACCAGTGACAAAG AAAACGGCAGCAGACGGCAAGCGTCAGGAGATCATCGTTTTGGATTCCAAGAGGAGTAACGCCATCAACATTGGTTTGACGGTGCTACCCCCTCCCCGCACTATCAAGACAGCCATCCTTAACTTTGATGAGTATGCACTCAACAAGGAGGGCATagag AAAATCTTGACGATGATCCCcacggaggaggagaagcagaagaTCCAGGAGGCTCAGCTGGCCAACCCTGATGTCCCGCTGGGTTCAGCAGAGCAGTTCCTCCTCACTCTGTCCTCCATCAGCGAGCTCTCTGCCAGACTCCAACTCTGGGCCTTCAAGATGGACTACGAGGCAACTGAGAAG gAAGTAGCAGAGCCGCTGCAGGATCTGAAGGAGGGTatggagcagctggagaagaACAAAACTCTACGCTACATCCTGTCCACGCTGCTCTCGATCGGAAACTTCCTCAATGGCACCAAT GCTAAAGGCTTCGAGTTGACGTACTTGGAGAAGGTTCCAGAGGTGAAGGACACGGTCCATAAACAGTCCCTGCTGCATCATGCCTGCTCTGCGGTGGTGGAGAACTTCCCCCAGAGCACCGACCTCTACTCCGAGATCGGAGCCATCACGCGTTCTGCGAAA GTGGATTTCGACCAGCTGCAGGAAAACCTGTGTCAGATGGAGCGCCGCTGCAAAGCCTCATGGGACCACCTAAAGGTGATCGCCAAGCATGAGATGAAGCCCCAGCTGAAGCAGAAGATGTCCGACTTCCTCAAAGACTGTGCCGAGAGGATCATCATCCTCAAGATTGTTCACCATAGGATCATCAACAG GTTCCATTCCTTCCTGCTGTACCTCGGCCATCCAGCCTACAGTGTGAGGGAGATCAGCGTCCACAGGTTCAGTAAGATCCTCAGCGAGTTTGCGCTGGAGTACCGGACCACCAGAGACCGCgtgctgcagcagaagcagaagaggGCCGACCATCGCGAGCGCAACAAGACCCGAGGAAAGATGATCATGGATGTCAATGCTCCG tctgatgatgaagaggagagtGAG CAGTGTGGTCAGTATGGctccagcagcaacaacagcgcCCCTTGTGGCAGCCAGGAGAGCGAGCAGCCTCAGGGCCTGGGCCATGCCGAGGACGCCGCAGAGCACGAGCACATGAAAGCGGTGCTGAGGACCAGCCTCAGCGGCAGCGACAAGGAGATCAGCGGAGTACCAGGGCTTCGGACACGGACAAGATCACGGCCTGGACGAGGGG GTCGCACTATGCAAGCATGGACTCCAGCCGTGGAGGACGCTCAGATCTGTGGAGATGATGCAGCAGATGAGATCATGGAGCGCATCGTGAGGTCGGCCACTCAGGGTCCAGGAACCAGAGCTCAgcccagagagaggaggaggtccAGAGCAAACCGCAAGTCAT TGAGGCGGACTCTGAAGAACGGCCTGACACCAGAAGAAGCTCTTGCTTTAGGACTAACTGATTCTCCAGATGCACAGATGTGA